One window of the Gambusia affinis linkage group LG01, SWU_Gaff_1.0, whole genome shotgun sequence genome contains the following:
- the rpl32 gene encoding 60S ribosomal protein L32, protein MAALRPLTKPKIVKKRTKKFIRHQSDRYVKIRQNWRKPRGIDNRVRRRFKGQMLMPNIGYGSNKKTKFMLPTGFKKFLVHNVKELEVLMMNNKTHCAEIAHNVSSKNRKLIVERAAQLAIKITNPNARLRSEENE, encoded by the exons ATGGCAGCCCTCAGGCCCCTAACAAAACCCAAGATTGTCAAGAAGAGAACCAAGAAGTTCATTCGCCATCAATCTGATAGATATGTCAAGATTAGG CAAAACTGGCGCAAGCCCAGAGGTATTGACAACAGGGTTCGCAGGAGGTTTAAGGGTCAGATGCTGATGCCCAACATTGGTTATGGTAGCAACAAGAAAACCAAGTTCATGCTGCCAACCGGGTTCAAGAAGTTCCTGGTGCACAACGTCAAGGAGCTGGAGGTTCTGATGATGAATAACAA GACTCACTGTGCTGAGATTGCCCACAACGTTTCTTCCAAGAACAGGAAGCTGATTGTGGAGAGAGCAGCTCAGCTGGCAATCAAGATCACCAACCCCAATGCCAGGCTCAGGAGCGAGGAGAACGAATAA